In a genomic window of Salegentibacter salegens:
- the bshC gene encoding bacillithiol biosynthesis cysteine-adding enzyme BshC: MPTECIPYKETNYFTELILDYLDEKEELKTFYNRFPNLENFRAQIEEKSSFPKENRAILVKALKEQYSGLEVSEATQSNIEALQEEKTFTVVTGHQLNLFTGPLYFLYKIVSTINLTRKLKQKYPENNFVPVYWMATEDHDFEEINFFNLNGKKFQWANAPKNAENDAVGNLSTEGLEEVFKLFSAEIGGGKDADYLKELFKKSYLQHDNLTDATLYLANELFKEEGLVILDAQQKELKKLFIPYAENELLEQISHKTTTQTTEKLNELGYNVQVNPREINLFYLNNGLRERIIERDGEYFVHETEIKFSKKEILKELKEFPERFSPNVMLRPLYQEVILPNLCYIGGGGEIAYWLELKDYFKAENVVFPVLLLRNSALIQSEKLDEKRRKLNISHKELFLKQHELINRKVRQISNIDIDFSEQKEHLVEQFHQMYDLAEKTDKSFLGAVKAQEVKQLKGLDNLEKRLLKAQKRKLEDEVSRIAELQNELFPNKGLQERQTNFSEIYTEYGSELISVLLKELDPLQAEFKILTFGKE; the protein is encoded by the coding sequence ATGCCAACCGAGTGTATTCCGTACAAAGAAACTAATTATTTTACCGAGCTTATTTTAGATTATCTCGATGAAAAAGAGGAGCTAAAAACTTTTTATAATCGCTTTCCAAACCTGGAGAACTTTAGGGCGCAAATAGAGGAGAAGTCGTCCTTTCCTAAAGAAAACAGGGCGATTCTGGTAAAAGCTTTAAAAGAGCAATATTCCGGGTTGGAAGTTTCAGAAGCTACGCAAAGCAATATTGAAGCGCTGCAAGAGGAAAAAACCTTTACCGTGGTAACCGGGCATCAATTGAACTTATTTACCGGACCTCTTTATTTTTTATATAAAATTGTTTCCACAATTAATCTTACCCGAAAATTAAAACAAAAATATCCTGAAAATAATTTTGTACCGGTGTATTGGATGGCCACCGAAGATCACGATTTTGAGGAGATCAATTTCTTTAATTTAAACGGAAAAAAGTTTCAGTGGGCCAATGCTCCCAAAAATGCCGAAAATGATGCGGTTGGAAATTTATCTACCGAAGGCCTGGAAGAAGTTTTTAAGCTTTTTTCAGCTGAAATAGGAGGCGGAAAAGATGCCGATTATTTAAAGGAATTGTTTAAAAAATCTTACCTGCAGCACGATAATCTTACCGATGCAACTTTATATCTCGCCAACGAACTTTTTAAGGAAGAAGGTTTGGTGATATTAGATGCGCAGCAAAAAGAACTCAAAAAACTTTTTATCCCTTATGCTGAAAATGAACTTTTAGAGCAAATTTCGCATAAAACTACCACGCAAACTACCGAAAAACTAAATGAGCTTGGGTATAATGTACAAGTGAATCCTAGAGAAATCAACCTGTTTTATTTGAATAATGGTTTGCGGGAACGTATTATTGAGAGAGATGGTGAGTATTTTGTACACGAAACCGAAATTAAATTCAGCAAGAAGGAAATTCTGAAGGAATTAAAAGAATTTCCGGAAAGATTTAGTCCAAATGTGATGCTTCGGCCTTTATACCAGGAAGTGATTTTACCTAATCTTTGTTATATTGGCGGGGGAGGAGAAATTGCCTACTGGCTGGAGTTAAAAGATTATTTTAAGGCTGAAAATGTTGTTTTTCCGGTTTTATTACTTCGGAATTCTGCTTTAATTCAGTCAGAAAAATTAGATGAGAAGCGTAGGAAACTAAATATATCACACAAAGAATTATTTCTAAAGCAGCACGAACTTATTAATAGAAAAGTGCGGCAAATTTCAAATATAGATATTGATTTTTCTGAACAGAAAGAACATTTGGTGGAGCAATTTCATCAGATGTATGACCTGGCAGAGAAAACCGATAAATCTTTTCTTGGCGCAGTAAAAGCCCAGGAAGTAAAACAATTAAAAGGACTCGATAATCTCGAAAAACGTCTTTTAAAAGCACAAAAACGAAAACTGGAAGATGAGGTAAGTAGAATTGCAGAGCTTCAAAATGAACTCTTTCCGAATAAAGGTTTACAGGAACGCCAAACCAATTTTTCGGAAATTTATACAGAATACGGCTCCGAATTGATTTCAGTATTATTAAAAGAATTAGACCCGCTACAAGCGGAATTTAAAATTTTGACTTTTGGAAAAGAATAA